The sequence CAATTGTCGATGTTCTTCGTGCCCAGCACCTGCCGGGCGAACTTCTGGACGAGGTACGCCTCCTCGTTGCTCCCCTTCGATGAGGCCAGACAGCCCAGTGAGTCGATGCCGTGGGCGTCCTGAATCTCGCTAAAGCGCTTAGCCACATAGTCTAGCGCTTCGTCCCAGGTCGTCGGTTCGAGGTCGCCGTCGTCGTTGCGGATGAGCGGCTCCGTGACTCGCTGTTCACTGTTGGCGAACTCGTGGCCGAACTTCCCTTTCACGCAGGTCGAGAAGTTGTTCGCGGGCGCGTCGTCGGGGTCATCAACCGGAACGACGCCGAGCGAGTCGCCGTCCTTGCCCCACATCTCGAACCGGCAACCGACGGCACAGAACCCGCAGGTCGTCTCCTGCTTGTCGATCTTCGAGAGCCGGTAGTCGCTGACCACGCTGGCGATGTCGAACAGTCGACCCTCAGGCATCGTGTTCGCCGCGATGCTCTCGGCGGTGTGTTCGCCGGCGAGGAACGCCTTCTTCCCATAGTCCTTGGCGATGTCGCCGGCTCGTCGCTTGGCCTGCGACGCGAACTTGGCGAGGCCTTTCTTTTCATCGGCTCTCGGGTCACCGGGTTCGAATCCGCGATTCGGGGCGGTGGTGTCATCGATGGTCTCGGCGTCCTCGTGTTCGATGACGGTCCCGATGGAGTTCCGTTGCGTGAACCCCGGCAGCGGGAGCGTCGCCGCGCCGTCGATGCCCTTCTCGGTCAGCGAGCCGGTGGGGCAGACGGTAGCGCAGTGGCCACAGGAGACACACTCCGAGTCGTGCATGGTCTCGGCGTCGGACTGGAAGCCGATGCGAGTGTCCTCACCGTGGCCCTCGACGCGGAGAACGCCCTCGACTTGCACATCGTTGCAGGCGTCGACACACCGGTTACAGAGGATGCACTTGTTGCGGTCGATCTGAATAAACGAGGAGGTGTCGTCGATGGGTTCGTACTGGTCGCGCTCGTCGAAGACGCCGTAGCGGGGGTGGTCGACGCCCTCGCTGATGGCGGCGTCCTGGAGTTCACAGCGGCCGTTGCCATTGCAGGTGGTACACCGTAGGTTATGGTTCGAGAGGACGAGGTCGAGGTTGACGCTGCGGGCCTCCTCGGCATCGGGCGTGTCCGTCGAGACGGAGAGGCCGTCTTCGGCGGGGAACGAACACGACGGGACGAGGCCGTGTTCCTCGGTCTCGACCATACAGGTGCGACACTCGCTGCGTGGGCCGATCTCGTCGCTACAGTCCCCGTCGCGGTCGTAGTAACACAGCGCCGGCACGTCGGCGTCGTCTTCGACGCCCTCGGCACCGGGGTCGACGCTGACGATATCGTCGTCGAGGTCCTGTAGCGCGTCGATAATGGTCGAGCCTGAGGAGACAGTGACTGGCTCGCCGTCGACGGTGAGCGTTGTCGGGCCGTCCGTGTCGGTCCCCACCTCGGGGTCGTTGGCGGTTCCGGTCTCGAACTCGCGGGTGACTGGCGTCTCGGGCTGTGGGTCGTCTAGGTCTGGAACTCGTGGAATCGATCTGTCTGTGCTCATAGTTTCTCCGTACAGGTACCGCTTGGACAATGTCCGTCAGTGTGGGCGCGGAACTCCGGTTCGAACTCGTCGATAGCTGTGGTCACCGGTCGCGGCGCGTGTGCGCCGGTCTGGCAGTTACTCGACTGGCGCATCACCCGGGACAGTTCGCGTATCTTGTCGCTCTCGAACGAGCCGTCGTATATGTCGCGCAGGAGTTCAGCGAGCTGTTTCGTCCCCTCGCGACCAGGGACGCATCGGCCGCTGTTCTCCATCGATGCGAACCGCGCCCGCTTTCCGACCGTCTCGACGGCACATCGGTCGGTGTCGAACAGTTCGACGACGCCGTCGGTTCCGAGGCCCGCCGCCTGGAGCGACTGCGCAGTCGGTGCCATGTCGAGGCTGCGAGTCATACCGCCGAGAACGCCGCCAACACAGGCCATTTTGAACGACCCGTCCATCTCGACCGCCTCACGTACCGCCGCGAGGCTCGCGCTGGACCCGAGTTCGACGGTTGCATTGTTGGCAACGTCGCCAGTGACCGTTACGAGTCGTGTTCCGGGGTCAGCGGCGTCAGCGTCGACGCTGTCTGGCTCGGCGATGGCCCGCTGGACGTGCGCAAACGTCCGCGGCGTGTGGATGACTGTTGGGCGGCCGTATAGCCCTCGTTTGGCCGGTGCTGGCGGCTGGAGCCGCGGTTCGATGCGGTCGGCCCCCTCCAGTGCTTCGAGCGCCGCCGTGGGTTCGCCGGCACGGAACTCGTCCGGGCCGGCCACCAGTTGCGGAACAACTGGCAGGCTGTCGCCGGCTGCGTCGATTGCTTCCCGGAGGTCCGCTTGCAGGTCAATTTGCGACTCGTTGACATAGATGACGGCGTCGCCGGCGTCCACGTGCTCGGCGACTGCTGCAATCCCGTCGAGGACTGCCATCGGTGCGCCAGAGAGAAGCGTGTCGTCGCCCGTCGGGAGGTCGCTGGCGTCGTTGGCGTTACAGACGACCACCGGGTCACCGTCGGTTTCGCTGGCCGTCTCCCACGTCTCGGCGACCGGTTCGTCAGCGGCGGCGTCCCCGCGGCCCCGGCCCAGCAGCCCGGCTGCTGCTGCAGCGTCGGCAGTCTGCCCAGTCGAGACGAACAACCAGTCAGCCGGTTCGAGCGGAGCCACCCAGCCACAGGGGCCCAGTACGTCACGGTGGCCGACCGAGAGCGGTCCGTGCTCCGGGACGGGAAGCGACGCCGTCTTGGGGTCGTGTTCGACGACGGCGTCTGCGTCGGCTGTCGGTACTGTCTCAGCTTCTAGTTCGGCGACGAGGTCACGGACGGTCGCCGGTGAGGGGTTGGCGTAGAACGCTGTCCGCCCGCTACTCGTAGTCATTACCAGCGGCGTGACCGCTGTGATGCCCGTCGGCCCTGTCCTGACCACAGGGACCGAGTCCGCCGCCGCTCGTGCAGCGGAGTAGACCCGGTCCCCACTCTGTGACCGGCCGTCCGTCGACACCCGGACGACGGTCGAATGAGCGAGGGCCGTGGTTTCCCGTGTCATACTCTGTGCGTCGTGCTGAACGATTAAAAACCCCAGCCGAGCGGTCCCGGGACCACCGGTTGCAGTGGAGTCATCTTCCCGCACAATATATCACTTGTCCACATATTGATGGGACAGCGCTGGTCAGACCATTCCGTCGAAACAATGAGGTAGCGGGACGTTACTCCAATCGAAATGATGAATCCACAGTTCGAGGAAGTCAAGACGGAGGCGTCGGCCGCGATAACTGAGGACGACTTGCGCTCAGTGTACACCGGTATTATCCACGAGGACGGCCGCCACGAGTACTACTTCGGTAACGACACCGAAGAAGCAGCCGAACTCCGGGAGGCAGCGGCAATACAGCTCGGGATGTTGCTCCGCGTCCTCGCGGACCGCTCGGACAGCAGCGTCGACGAACTGACGACGCTCGCCGCAGAGCGAGCAGAACAGATGGAGTTGCGGTAGGATACGGAACGGCCGCCCCCGCTAGTCGGTGGTTGCGATAGCTTCGATTTCCACCGCTGCACCTTTCGGGACCGCACCCACGCCGACGGCACTCCGCGCCGGTGGCTCCGATTCGAAAAACTCGCTGTAGGCCTCGTTGAACGCATCGAAGTCGTCGATGTCGTCGAGATAGACGGTTGTCTTGAGTACGTCGTCCAGCGAGAGCCCTTCTGACTCCAGAATCGCCGCGACATTGTGAAGACACTGTCGTGTCTGGTCGGAGACAGGCTCGTCGTCGAGCAGTTCGCCGTCCGTTGTGAGCGGGAGCTGTCCGGCGGTGATGAGGAGGTCGGCGTTCGACGTTGCCTGACTGTACGCTCCGACCGCGGCCGGTGCCTCGTCGGTGCTGATTACATGCTTCATATCCGGCCGTACCTGTCCCCATCGGATAAACCCCTGCCGTGACGGGTCACGCTTGCACAACATTCTCGGGCGCTTACCAGTTGTGTCCAGTCATTGATTGATGACGACAATCGCTATCAGCGCCAGACCGATGCCGGCGACTTTCGTCAACGTCATTGACTCCCCGAACGCGATGACGCCGATGACCGCGGCGGTGATGAAGTACATCCCACCGATGGTGGACACGATTGATGTGGGCCCCACAGTCACGCCGACGAACGTCGACACTACGCCGACAGCCGCCGCGACGCCCGCCGCGCTGGCGAACATCATCCCCCGGTTTGTGACGACGAACGATGCGTCTGAGACGATAACGTATATTCCGGTGACGACCGTCGCAGTGGCGTACGACACGAACGCCGCGGTCTCCGGGTCCATCGTACTCGACGCAACGTTGCCGAACGCGATCCAGAACCCCCAGGCTATCATCGTTCCCAGCCCAAACAGGACGGCGGCGTTCATCGGTTCAGCCTCCGGATGAGTTGGTCCCCACTCCCTCTAAGTGCCCTGGGCGAACAGCGACATCTATGCTCGTGCAATCGACGCATTGATCCGATCGTACGGGAGGCGGTGACTTGAGTCCAGTGTGCGTTCGCCGCGTGATTTTTATATTGACTCCGACAAACGTATGTCAATGGCTAACGTCCCAGAAGACTCGTCGGACCGGACACTGGAGGACGTGTTCTACCCGGCTGACAGAGTTCCGTTCATCGAGTGGGACGAGCTATCTGGCGCAAAACCGACGGTCGTCCTGACCGGTGTGGTCGCGCTGCTGGCGTTCGTGACCGGTCTTTCGAACCTCAGCCAGGCGTCGATTGCACTCACTGGCCCACTGACCGCAGTCGTCGATATTCCGCTACTTTTCGTCAGGTTTGGTGGGGTGTTGTTCGCGTTCATCCTCGGCATTGTGACGGTTGGACTCCAGCGGCGCAAACAGCTTGCCTGGCGCGTGGCGGCCGTCGTGCTTCTCGGTCTGGTACTGCTACCGCTTGCCACGTTTCAGCCAACAGATATCCCGTTGTTGTTGCTAACGCTGGTCACGTACCCACTGCTGGTCCGGAACCGTCACCGATTCGATCAGTCTCTTGACCTCTCGCCGATTCAGATCGCATCGCTGTCGGCGATTTTCGGCGTCGTTCTCTACGGGACTGTGGGTGCCTACGGGCTTCGAGGTCAATTCCTCGAACTCGACAGTTGGGGCGACGCCGTATACTACGTCGTCGTCACAATCGCAACAGTCGGCTACGGCGATATCACACCCGTGACGGCGGAAGCACGGTGGTTCTCGCTCTCTATCATCCTGTTCGGAACCGGCGCGTTCACCGTCGCCGTGGGCGCGCTCATCGGCCCTGCTATCGAATCCAGAATGGCGACAGCGTTCGGAGTCATGACAGCATCAGAACTCACACTCCTTGAGGACCACGTCGTGGTTCTCGGGTACGGAGACGTTACGGCATCGCTGCTTGAGGAACTTGGCGACGAGACGGAGGTTGTGGTCGTTACACCCGACGAGGAGACGGTCGCGTCGCTACAAGGAGAGGGGGTGAATCTGCTCACCGGTGATCCCACCGATGAGGATGTCCTCAGGGACGCACGCGTCGGGGCCGCAAGCGGCGTTGTCGTAGGGAGTAACGACGACGCCCGCGACGTGCTGGCTGTCATCGCGACGAAAAACGTC is a genomic window of Haloarcula sp. H-GB4 containing:
- a CDS encoding NADH-ubiquinone oxidoreductase-F iron-sulfur binding region domain-containing protein, whose translation is MTRETTALAHSTVVRVSTDGRSQSGDRVYSAARAAADSVPVVRTGPTGITAVTPLVMTTSSGRTAFYANPSPATVRDLVAELEAETVPTADADAVVEHDPKTASLPVPEHGPLSVGHRDVLGPCGWVAPLEPADWLFVSTGQTADAAAAAGLLGRGRGDAAADEPVAETWETASETDGDPVVVCNANDASDLPTGDDTLLSGAPMAVLDGIAAVAEHVDAGDAVIYVNESQIDLQADLREAIDAAGDSLPVVPQLVAGPDEFRAGEPTAALEALEGADRIEPRLQPPAPAKRGLYGRPTVIHTPRTFAHVQRAIAEPDSVDADAADPGTRLVTVTGDVANNATVELGSSASLAAVREAVEMDGSFKMACVGGVLGGMTRSLDMAPTAQSLQAAGLGTDGVVELFDTDRCAVETVGKRARFASMENSGRCVPGREGTKQLAELLRDIYDGSFESDKIRELSRVMRQSSNCQTGAHAPRPVTTAIDEFEPEFRAHTDGHCPSGTCTEKL
- a CDS encoding Rid family detoxifying hydrolase, yielding MKHVISTDEAPAAVGAYSQATSNADLLITAGQLPLTTDGELLDDEPVSDQTRQCLHNVAAILESEGLSLDDVLKTTVYLDDIDDFDAFNEAYSEFFESEPPARSAVGVGAVPKGAAVEIEAIATTD
- a CDS encoding EamA family transporter; this encodes MNAAVLFGLGTMIAWGFWIAFGNVASSTMDPETAAFVSYATATVVTGIYVIVSDASFVVTNRGMMFASAAGVAAAVGVVSTFVGVTVGPTSIVSTIGGMYFITAAVIGVIAFGESMTLTKVAGIGLALIAIVVINQ
- a CDS encoding NAD-binding protein, whose product is MANVPEDSSDRTLEDVFYPADRVPFIEWDELSGAKPTVVLTGVVALLAFVTGLSNLSQASIALTGPLTAVVDIPLLFVRFGGVLFAFILGIVTVGLQRRKQLAWRVAAVVLLGLVLLPLATFQPTDIPLLLLTLVTYPLLVRNRHRFDQSLDLSPIQIASLSAIFGVVLYGTVGAYGLRGQFLELDSWGDAVYYVVVTIATVGYGDITPVTAEARWFSLSIILFGTGAFTVAVGALIGPAIESRMATAFGVMTASELTLLEDHVVVLGYGDVTASLLEELGDETEVVVVTPDEETVASLQGEGVNLLTGDPTDEDVLRDARVGAASGVVVGSNDDARDVLAVIATKNVNPDIRTVAAATAEKHVEKFRAVGADEVINPRSIGGRLLGQSVLGRESSEPLLDGIVADDEGSGDTPE